One genomic region from Metallosphaera tengchongensis encodes:
- a CDS encoding 50S ribosomal protein L15e, producing the protein MVASAYSFMSKTWSSDGWNNVMKKRLVLWRSQNTVTRIDKPTRIDRARSLGYKAKQGIVVVRVKVEKGGMEKQRPNSGRRPKRMGVYGFSPAKSLQFIAEEKAAKKYPNLEVLGSYYVAEDGLYKYYEIILVDPNHPVIASDPTLKWVRNPANNGRVFRGLTSSGRRSRGLLRSRGLKGTPHQKIVKKLKEREQKKRHEASRYYRLANYDRVPGK; encoded by the coding sequence ATGGTAGCTTCGGCTTACTCATTTATGTCGAAAACGTGGTCTAGCGATGGCTGGAATAATGTGATGAAGAAGAGGTTAGTACTTTGGAGGAGCCAGAACACGGTTACAAGAATTGATAAACCTACTAGAATTGATAGGGCGAGGTCTCTGGGATACAAGGCTAAGCAAGGAATAGTCGTGGTTAGAGTAAAGGTCGAGAAAGGAGGTATGGAAAAGCAGAGACCGAATAGTGGAAGGAGACCAAAAAGAATGGGAGTTTACGGTTTCTCTCCAGCCAAAAGTCTGCAATTTATAGCAGAGGAGAAGGCAGCCAAAAAGTATCCTAATTTGGAGGTGTTGGGGAGTTATTATGTCGCAGAAGATGGTTTATATAAATATTATGAGATAATACTCGTAGATCCCAACCATCCAGTTATAGCCTCTGATCCCACATTAAAATGGGTCAGAAATCCCGCTAACAATGGAAGGGTATTTAGAGGGTTGACTTCATCTGGAAGAAGAAGCAGGGGTCTTCTCAGATCCAGAGGTCTGAAGGGTACTCCGCACCAGAAGATAGTTAAAAAGTTGAAGGAGAGGGAACAAAAGAAAAGACATGAAGCTTCTAGGTATTATAGGCTAGCCAATTATGATAGAGTTCCAGGAAAGTAA
- a CDS encoding RNA-binding domain-containing protein: MRINKISASVFCYSTEDEARVRDALLLLFNNVIQDNEILRIKVEGHYGDPIITLKADLEGKRATDATSYLLSKLDTADIVYLLSTITSRSQGNRIYIRVDKQALISQRKVLLKDGEDVIKIVLSLKDNIKEFMEVLKQLASGNMSV, from the coding sequence ATGAGAATAAACAAGATTTCAGCCTCAGTTTTTTGCTATTCGACTGAGGATGAGGCTAGGGTACGAGATGCTCTATTACTTCTTTTTAATAACGTGATCCAGGACAATGAAATTCTAAGGATAAAAGTGGAAGGTCATTACGGTGATCCAATCATTACCCTGAAAGCCGACCTAGAGGGTAAAAGAGCTACAGACGCTACTTCGTATCTTTTGTCTAAGCTAGATACTGCGGACATAGTTTACCTTCTCTCTACGATTACTAGCAGGAGCCAGGGGAATAGGATTTACATTAGGGTAGATAAGCAGGCTCTAATCTCTCAAAGGAAGGTCCTACTTAAGGACGGAGAGGATGTCATAAAAATAGTTCTAAGTCTCAAGGACAATATAAAGGAATTTATGGAGGTTCTGAAACAACTTGCTAGTGGAAACATGTCTGTTTAA
- a CDS encoding Rpp14/Pop5 family protein produces the protein MEQMYIDLGFLVWLTLLSVIIFYRTRNSRIPIISYKEKKIRKNKKRYVVFRILTSSKSIDPSQIEFAVRNAVKELLGKIWLEISNPRIIAYNESSLSGIISTNTLGYKVVIASLPLIKTIGNEEVILVPFKTTGSLKKARSLIESR, from the coding sequence ATGGAACAAATGTATATTGATCTAGGATTTCTAGTATGGTTAACTTTACTTTCTGTTATAATTTTTTATAGAACTAGAAATTCTAGAATTCCCATAATATCGTATAAAGAAAAAAAGATTCGAAAAAATAAAAAAAGATATGTAGTATTCAGGATATTGACTTCATCAAAGAGTATAGACCCTTCACAAATTGAATTCGCGGTGAGGAATGCTGTTAAGGAGTTACTTGGTAAGATCTGGCTAGAAATTTCGAATCCTCGTATTATAGCTTACAACGAGTCTTCCTTAAGTGGCATAATCTCGACTAACACATTGGGATATAAGGTAGTTATCGCTTCTTTGCCTCTCATCAAGACAATTGGAAATGAGGAGGTTATCTTGGTACCTTTTAAAACAACCGGAAGTTTAAAAAAGGCAAGAAGCCTCATAGAATCTAGATGA